A genomic stretch from Setaria italica strain Yugu1 chromosome VII, Setaria_italica_v2.0, whole genome shotgun sequence includes:
- the LOC101754943 gene encoding actin cytoskeleton-regulatory complex protein pan1 has product MVSSSPSPPAPASGRRVPPPCWTTDETLAVARAYTARRLAVGREHLTSADWAAVAAAAPSKTARQCRHKVEKLRRRLRSSRRRPCPLLDAIDLLDGPSPPFFSKSQSRSPSLSPSPPPAVSPPSPPSPPASPPRKRRRDDAGDEDGLSDVVGALRAIGEGFLRAEERRMEAAREAQRMRMEMALRHLDAQRRLMDALVGRIVDALE; this is encoded by the coding sequence atggtctcctcttccccttctccccccgcccccgcctccggccgccgcgtgCCGCCCCCGTGCTGGACGACCGACGAGACCCTCGCCGTCGCGCGGGCCTACacggcgcgccgcctcgccgtcggccgggAGCACCTCACCTCCGCCGACtgggccgccgtggccgccgccgccccgtccaAGACCGCTAGGCAGTGCCGCCACAAGGTcgagaagctccgccgccgcctccgatccagccgccgccgcccctgcccgctCCTCGACGCCATCGATCTCCTCGACGGACCTTCGCCGCCCTTCTTCTCCAAGTCGCAGTCCCGGTCCCCGTCGCTGTCcccatcgccaccgccggcggttTCCCCGCCGTctcccccttcccctcccgCCTCCCCGCCCAGGAAGAGGCGGCGGGACGATGCCGGGGACGAGGATGGACTGAGCGACGTGGTGGGGGCGCTGAGGGCCATCGGAGAGGGGTTTCTGcgggcggaggagaggaggatggAGGCCGCCAGGGAGGCGCAGAGGATGCGGATGGAGATGGCGCTCAGGCACCTTGATGCGCAGCGAAGGCTCATGGACGCGCTCGTGGGCCGCATCGTCGACGCCTTGGAGTAA